Proteins from one Triticum aestivum cultivar Chinese Spring chromosome 7A, IWGSC CS RefSeq v2.1, whole genome shotgun sequence genomic window:
- the LOC123151875 gene encoding 60S ribosomal protein L7a-2, protein MAPKRGGKAPVPAKKKTDKVTNPLFEKRPKQFGIGGALPPKKDLHRFVKWPKVVRIQRQRRILKQRLKVPPALHQFTRTLDKNLATNLFKMLLKYRPEDKAAKKERLLKRAQAEAEGKTVEAKKPIVVKYGLNHVTYLIEQSKAQLVVIAHDVDPIELVVWLPALCRKMEVPYCIVKGKSRLGSIVHKKTASVLCLTTVKNEDKLEFSKILEAIKANFNDKFDEVRKKWGGGVMGSKSQAKTKARERLIAKEAAQRMN, encoded by the exons ATG GCCCCTAAGCGAGGCGGCAAGGCGCCGGTCCCGGCGAAGAAGAAAACG GATAAGGTGACCAACCCGCTGTTCGAGAAGAGGCCGAAGCAATTCGGTATCGGCGGCGCCCTCCCGCCCAAGAAGGACCTACACCGCTTCGTTAAGTGGCCCAAGGTTGTGCGAATCCAGCGCCAgcgccgcatcctcaagcagcgcctcaaggtgCCCCCGGCACTCCACCAGTTCACCCGCACCCTCGACAAGAACCTTG CAACAAACTTGTTCAAGATGCTTCTTAAGTACCGGCCTGAAGACAAAGCTGCCAAGAAGGAGAGGCTTCTAAAGAGGGCCCAGGCTGAAGCTGAAGGGAAGACTGTTGAGGCCAAGAAGCCAATAGTTGTTAAGTATGGCCTTAACCATGTTACCTACCTAATCGAGCAG AGTAAAGCCCAGCTGGTTGTCATAGCTCATGATGTTGATCCGATTGAGCTGGTTGTGTGGCTCCCTGCTCTTTGCAGGAAAATGGAGGTCCCTTACTGCATTGTCAAGGGAAAATCTCGCCTTGGATCG ATTGTTCACAAGAAGACTGCCTCTGTTCTGTGCCTGACCACAGTGAAGAATGAGGATAAGCTTGAGTTCAGCAAGATCCTTGAGGCTATTAAG GCGAACTTCAACGACAAATTTGATGAGGTTAGGAAGAAGTGGGGTGGTGGTGTCATGGGCTCCAAGTCGCAAGCGAAGACCAAGGCCAGGGAAAGGCTTATCGCAAAGGAGGCTGCGCAGCGGATGAACTAA